Proteins encoded by one window of Mus musculus strain C57BL/6J chromosome 10, GRCm38.p6 C57BL/6J:
- the Gm6729 gene encoding predicted gene, EG627035 isoform X1 — protein sequence MASNSKKKRLGSQYRVLSYLGEGAYGTVKLALHLKTEALVAIKMVEISQKTIDVILAELEVLKTLNHPNIIRLFQVLLTSSHVNFILEYASGGSLLDLIEEHGPLQEEEAKKIFGEILAAVKYCHNIDIIHGDIKPENILIDEKGNMKLTDFGLAIKLSPGRLLSQRRGTKSFWAPELMLGEPYNGRKTDIWSLGVLLYFITTGHYPFAGITFKEIKNKITTGSYRIPSYTSVKLENLIHQILTVTPEKRPSIEDIERHPWVRKCDVTVPTDSFPDYTIIDMLCGMGFDANKILESLQKKKFDENMGTYLLLKEQVGKGIKHTSTFSPKYVDPCPVPPPSPAHTSTSGLPRKRRGSEPNFGLLHIWPSGQQGPAALPLSGHKLARSVSMPPIALHFPERKSITPSCALHTGAVAAQSVCNIILEDETCLPPEEDVTMETSSPPLKIGFFRRLRNRLRNCLARLCCIPRAPETNTERRSSKKVAPLKEVGSRTQ from the coding sequence ATGGCCAGCAACTCCAAAAAGAAGAGATTGGGAAGTCAGTATAGGGTCCTTTCCTATCTTGGTGAGGGTGCATATGGCACTGTGAAATTGGCCTTGCACCTGAAAACTGAGGCTCTGGTTGCCATCAAAATGGTAGAGATCAGTCAGAAGACCATAGACGTTATCCTGGCAGAACTTGAAGTATTGAAGACACTAAACCATCCTAATATCATTCGCCTCTTCCAAGTTCTATTAACATCAAGCCACGTCAACTTCATACTGGAGTACGCATCGGGAGGGAGCTTATTGGATTTAATAGAGGAGCATGGCCCACtgcaggaggaagaggcaaaAAAAATATTCGGAGAGATACTGGCAGCTGTCAAATACTGCCACAACATTGATATTATCCATGGAGACATTAAACCAGAAAATATACTCATTGATGAGAAGGGTAATATGAAGTTGACAGACTTTGGCCTGGCCATCAAGCTCAGCCCTGGCAGATTACTGAGCCAGAGGCGTGGGACCAAGAGCTTTTGGGCACCAGAGCTCATGCTAGGGGAGCCATACAATGGCAGGAAAACAGATATATGGAGTCTTGGTGTGCTACTCTATTTTATCACCACTGGGCACTACCCCTTTGCCGGAATCACCTTCAAAGAGATCAAGAATAAGATTACCACAGGGTCCTATCGTATTCCATCTTACACCTCTGTTAAACTGGAAAATCTCATTCACCAGATCCTCACAGTTACCCCTGAGAAGAGGCCCTCCATTGAAGACATTGAGAGACATCCGTGGGTCAGAAAATGTGATGTAACTGTTCCAACTGATAGCTTCCCAGATTACACCATCATAGACATGCTCTGTGGCATGGGGTTTGATGCCAATAAGATCTTAGAATCCCTGCAGAAGAAAAAGTTTGATGAGAACATGGGGAcatatttgcttttaaaagagCAGGTAGGCAAAGGGATTAAACATACATCTACATTTTCACCTAAGTATGTGGATCCCTGCCCCGTGCCACCCCCATCACCAGCACATACCTCTACCTCTGGTCTTCCCCGAAAAAGAAGGGGCAGTGAACCCAACTTTGGCCTCCTCCACATATGGCCCTCAGGACAACAGGGGCCTGCTGCCCTGCCACTATCAGGACACAAGTTGGCCAGAAGTGTCTCCATGCCTCCCATTGCTCTTCATTTTCCTGAGAGGAAGAGCATCACTCCTAGCTGTGCCCTCCATACTGGAGCTGTGGCTGCCCAGTCGGTCTGCAACATCATATTGGAAGACGAAACATGCCTGCCACCTGAGGAAGACGTTACCATGGAAACATCATCTCCCCCTCTGAAGATTGGGTTCTTCAGAAGACTGCGCAATCGACTCAGGAATTGCCTCGCAAGGCTTTGTTGCATCCCCCGGGCTCCAGAGACAAACACAGAGCGTAGATCCTCCAAGAAAGTGGCTCCCCTAAAAGAGGTCGGATCCAGAACCCAGTGA